In a genomic window of bacterium:
- a CDS encoding UMP kinase, whose amino-acid sequence EKLGYKDYLVSGLEVMDLTAVSLCRANSLPIIVFNLLDKGNIRKVLTGANVGTLLGEAHDA is encoded by the coding sequence CGAGAAGCTTGGCTACAAGGATTATCTGGTCTCGGGGCTTGAGGTCATGGACTTGACGGCGGTTTCCCTGTGCCGCGCAAACAGCCTGCCGATTATCGTCTTTAATTTGCTTGACAAGGGCAATATAAGAAAAGTTTTGACGGGCGCAAATGTTGGAACTTTGCTCGGGGAGGCACACGATGCTTGA
- the frr gene encoding ribosome recycling factor translates to MLDEVFKEARSNMQRNVDALKRHLLKMRTGRATPSLVSDIRIECYGEKMPLSQLATVSVPESGLLVIQPWDPNLLKEIEISILRAGDNLTPASDGNVIRITIPPLSEERRKNISAAAAKNCEECRGAVRNVRKEAKNEIRGLEKEKDISEDRASVAFDDLQEMTDEFMAQIDKIQESKQKELMEF, encoded by the coding sequence ATGCTTGATGAGGTATTTAAGGAAGCCAGATCGAACATGCAAAGGAATGTCGATGCGCTCAAGCGACATCTTCTGAAGATGCGGACGGGTAGGGCCACGCCTTCGCTGGTGTCGGACATCAGGATTGAGTGCTACGGGGAGAAAATGCCACTTTCACAGCTGGCGACGGTCTCCGTGCCAGAGAGTGGCTTGCTCGTGATTCAGCCATGGGACCCGAACCTGTTGAAGGAGATCGAGATCTCGATCCTTCGTGCTGGTGATAATCTTACTCCAGCCAGCGACGGCAACGTTATCAGAATCACGATACCGCCGCTTTCCGAGGAGCGACGGAAGAATATCAGCGCTGCTGCGGCGAAGAATTGCGAGGAATGTCGGGGGGCGGTGCGGAACGTTCGCAAGGAGGCGAAGAACGAGATACGCGGCCTTGAGAAGGAGAAGGATATTTCTGAGGATAGGGCGAGCGTGGCGTTCGATGATTTACAGGAGATGACGGATGAGTTCATGGCTCAGATCGACAAGATACAAGAGAGCAAACAGAAGGAACTGATGGAGTTCTAG
- a CDS encoding 4Fe-4S binding protein: protein MPHKISEECISCGTCVDACNFDAISEGEDRYEIDPEKCTDCGACAEVCPVDAIAPAE, encoded by the coding sequence ATGCCACACAAGATAAGCGAAGAGTGCATTTCTTGCGGGACGTGCGTGGATGCGTGCAATTTTGACGCGATCTCAGAGGGCGAGGACAGGTATGAGATTGACCCCGAGAAGTGCACGGATTGTGGGGCTTGCGCTGAGGTTTGTCCGGTTGATGCAATCGCCCCAGCGGAATAG
- a CDS encoding isoprenyl transferase yields MDMSRLPRHVAIIMDGNGRWAKTRGLPRIAGHTEGIESVRATVTECAKLGIGHLTLYAFSYENWERPSDEIDALMHLLTEYLREEKQELIDNNIRLGVFGDASRLPEHAQHALNEVIEDTSGLRGMRLNLALNYSGRQEILRAATKIARQHAEGRLDLASFDERTFAGCLDSFDQPDPDLLIRTSGEMRISNFLLWQIAYTEIHVTNVLWPDFRENELHRAIANFQHRTRKFGRVI; encoded by the coding sequence ATGGATATGTCGCGGCTGCCTCGTCACGTCGCGATCATAATGGACGGGAATGGAAGATGGGCTAAGACCCGAGGACTACCACGAATAGCCGGCCACACCGAGGGGATTGAGTCTGTCCGCGCCACGGTTACCGAGTGCGCAAAGCTCGGCATTGGCCACCTGACGCTGTACGCGTTCTCGTATGAGAACTGGGAGCGGCCATCGGATGAGATAGACGCTCTCATGCATCTGTTGACCGAGTATCTCAGAGAGGAGAAGCAGGAGCTGATTGACAACAACATAAGGTTAGGGGTCTTCGGAGACGCATCCCGCCTCCCCGAGCACGCCCAGCACGCCCTAAATGAGGTAATCGAGGACACGAGCGGTCTTCGCGGCATGCGACTCAATCTTGCCCTCAACTACAGCGGCCGGCAGGAGATATTGCGCGCTGCCACCAAGATCGCCCGGCAACATGCGGAGGGTAGGCTCGACCTCGCGAGCTTCGATGAAAGAACGTTTGCGGGCTGTCTCGATTCGTTTGACCAGCCGGACCCGGACCTTCTGATCAGAACGAGCGGTGAGATGAGAATCTCCAATTTTCTCCTGTGGCAGATCGCATATACTGAGATACACGTTACGAATGTCTTGTGGCCAGATTTTCGGGAGAACGAGCTGCACCGGGCGATAGCCAATTTTCAGCATAGAACGAGAAAGTTCGGAAGAGTTATCTGA
- a CDS encoding phosphatidate cytidylyltransferase, producing MTNLKARVITAVIAAPAVLAVIVLFGRTGLSLLVLAVVLGGLRELHRMLKESGVEIFWLLIVLVSCAFSFLSNSLESIGLILLISVLALLLRGLLSNQEPTKVLTRVVFSVFSIIFLPFLASFAVCLGSMRFPGRNDERGLALVILVILATWMCDTAAYFCGCRWGKHKALERISPSKTLEGCVAGVVASILTCLIVGWLIGSLSAGQAALLGVLLGVFGQLGDLCVSLVKRAAGRKDAGALLPGHGGVLDRVDSFLFNAPVAFMFFTIVLPNAA from the coding sequence TTGACCAACCTTAAAGCCCGCGTAATCACGGCTGTCATTGCCGCCCCCGCTGTCTTGGCGGTGATTGTTCTGTTTGGCAGGACCGGCCTTAGTCTCCTCGTTCTGGCAGTTGTCCTGGGCGGCCTGCGCGAGCTTCACAGGATGCTCAAGGAGTCAGGCGTTGAGATATTCTGGCTGCTCATAGTTCTGGTGTCCTGTGCATTTTCGTTCTTGAGCAACAGTTTAGAATCAATTGGCTTGATACTCCTGATATCGGTGCTCGCTCTTCTGCTGCGCGGGCTGTTGTCGAATCAAGAGCCTACTAAGGTATTGACCAGGGTCGTCTTTTCCGTGTTCTCGATAATCTTCCTGCCGTTTCTAGCGAGTTTTGCCGTCTGCCTTGGGTCTATGCGATTCCCGGGGCGGAATGATGAGAGGGGGCTGGCCCTAGTCATCCTCGTTATACTAGCGACGTGGATGTGCGATACTGCCGCCTACTTCTGCGGCTGTCGATGGGGGAAACACAAGGCCCTTGAGCGGATCAGCCCCAGTAAGACGCTGGAAGGGTGCGTGGCCGGCGTCGTCGCCTCAATACTGACCTGTTTGATAGTTGGCTGGCTAATTGGAAGCCTTTCTGCGGGGCAAGCGGCGCTGCTCGGCGTTCTGCTTGGCGTCTTCGGCCAGCTCGGTGATCTGTGCGTCTCACTTGTCAAGCGTGCGGCTGGGCGCAAGGACGCGGGCGCGCTCCTTCCCGGACATGGAGGCGTTCTGGACAGGGTTGACAGCTTCTTGTTCAACGCTCCTGTGGCGTTCATGTTTTTCACGATAGTTCTACCAAACGCGGCCTAG
- the dxr gene encoding 1-deoxy-D-xylulose-5-phosphate reductoisomerase, translating to MKRIAIFGSTGSIGRQTLHVLESFPERFRVVGLAAGRNAILLAEQIRRFGVRCAWVQDLPTAERLTEQLKRDGWTECQVLHSYETVETFLERSDPEVVVSAISGQAGLYPTYYSAKAGLDIALANKESLVMMGPLLMQMVRQRGGRLTPVDSEHSAIMQCLAGEAPESVRRLILTASGGPFRGDTMEQLQRRSFRETQKHPVWNMGEKINVDSATLMNKGLEVIEACTLFDQPPDKVDVLIHPECIMHSMVEFVDGSWKAQMAVPNMELPILYALSAPQRFGWDASALSAEQLSALHFERVDRVRFGCLDIAYEAARAGGSMPAVLCTADEIAIEYFRNGTISFTEIPEVIEETMRQHQVVAIDSLKAILAVKEWATQVAEAEARKVADRS from the coding sequence ATGAAACGAATTGCGATATTTGGAAGCACCGGGTCGATAGGTCGGCAGACGCTGCACGTGCTCGAGTCCTTTCCCGAGCGGTTCCGCGTGGTAGGGCTTGCGGCCGGCAGGAACGCGATTCTGCTCGCTGAACAGATCAGGCGGTTTGGCGTGCGCTGCGCTTGGGTTCAGGATTTGCCAACAGCAGAGAGGCTTACGGAGCAGTTGAAAAGGGACGGCTGGACAGAGTGTCAGGTCCTGCACAGTTACGAAACAGTGGAGACGTTTTTGGAGAGATCGGACCCCGAGGTGGTCGTATCCGCAATTTCGGGCCAGGCTGGCCTGTATCCCACCTATTACTCCGCGAAGGCTGGGCTTGACATTGCGCTGGCCAACAAAGAGAGCCTCGTGATGATGGGCCCGCTGCTCATGCAAATGGTGCGGCAAAGAGGAGGCAGGTTGACGCCGGTCGATTCGGAGCACAGTGCCATAATGCAGTGCCTCGCCGGTGAGGCGCCCGAATCGGTCAGGCGGCTTATCCTGACGGCGTCTGGTGGTCCTTTCAGAGGGGACACGATGGAGCAGCTTCAGAGAAGGTCGTTTCGTGAGACCCAGAAGCACCCAGTCTGGAACATGGGTGAGAAGATCAATGTCGATTCGGCTACGCTGATGAACAAGGGCCTGGAGGTCATCGAGGCGTGCACGCTATTTGACCAGCCGCCGGACAAGGTCGATGTGCTGATTCATCCGGAGTGTATTATGCACTCGATGGTGGAGTTCGTTGATGGCTCTTGGAAGGCCCAAATGGCTGTCCCCAACATGGAACTGCCGATCCTTTACGCTCTCTCTGCGCCTCAGCGATTCGGTTGGGATGCTAGCGCTCTGTCGGCTGAACAGCTCAGTGCGCTTCACTTCGAGAGGGTTGACAGAGTGCGTTTCGGGTGTCTAGACATAGCGTATGAAGCTGCTCGGGCTGGCGGCAGCATGCCGGCAGTGTTATGCACAGCCGACGAGATTGCGATAGAGTATTTTAGAAACGGGACGATTAGTTTTACTGAGATACCGGAAGTGATTGAGGAGACAATGCGACAGCACCAGGTCGTCGCGATCGACTCGCTCAAGGCCATTCTTGCAGTCAAGGAGTGGGCAACGCAGGTGGCTGAGGCCGAGGCGAGGAAGGTAGCGGACAGGAGTTGA